One stretch of Hymenobacter chitinivorans DSM 11115 DNA includes these proteins:
- a CDS encoding LptF/LptG family permease codes for MKKLDKLILRAFAGPFLLTFAVVQFILLMVTLLKYMDDLIGKDLGWQVITKLIMMFSVITIPTALPLAVLLSSLMTYGNLGEHHELTAIKSSGISLLRILRPVMILSVVLAGLAFWFNNRIVPSANLETFSLLWDVRQQKLALDIREGVFYNGLPGITIKVNKKEGENGDRLKGVMIYDHRNGQGNATVILADSGRMFTRFNGGYLSLELFHGRTYIEQPDARDRAGASFYRQAFDRNLITFSLSSFNLSLTDKKLFAENKMMKNIPQLQQFTDSLHNKLVVERQQFPRQLNPYYVYLRLDTTGQALRQRVENWQVPTTKLPVVNTNLLDQAENRVRNLRTYVGSSSEHMSNLAKEAGNFRIEIYKKYTQSVAVLLMFLIGAPLGAIIKKGGLGVPVLISIVFFIVYYVLSIIGEKYAREGVMPVASGVWMATVLLLPVGLFFLNQARRDSGLLETDIFGRLFRKIKLPLRGYKKAAS; via the coding sequence ATGAAAAAACTCGATAAACTGATTCTCCGGGCCTTTGCCGGGCCCTTTCTGCTCACTTTCGCCGTGGTGCAGTTCATCCTGCTCATGGTGACCCTGCTCAAGTACATGGACGACTTGATCGGGAAAGACCTGGGCTGGCAGGTAATTACCAAGCTGATCATGATGTTCAGCGTGATTACCATTCCCACGGCCCTGCCGCTGGCCGTGCTCTTGTCGTCCTTGATGACCTACGGTAATTTGGGCGAGCACCACGAGCTGACGGCCATTAAGAGCTCGGGTATTTCGCTGCTGCGCATTCTGCGGCCAGTCATGATTTTGAGCGTGGTCCTGGCCGGCTTGGCTTTCTGGTTCAACAACCGCATTGTGCCCAGCGCCAACCTGGAAACTTTCAGCCTACTCTGGGACGTGCGCCAGCAAAAACTGGCCCTCGATATCCGCGAAGGGGTATTTTACAACGGTTTACCCGGCATCACGATTAAAGTCAATAAAAAGGAAGGCGAGAACGGCGACCGGCTCAAAGGCGTTATGATCTACGACCACCGCAACGGCCAAGGTAACGCCACCGTTATTCTAGCCGACTCCGGCCGCATGTTTACCCGCTTCAACGGTGGCTACCTAAGCCTGGAGTTGTTTCACGGCCGCACCTACATTGAGCAACCCGACGCCCGCGACCGGGCCGGGGCATCTTTCTACCGTCAGGCTTTCGACCGTAACCTGATTACGTTTTCCCTGTCTTCGTTTAATCTGAGCCTGACGGACAAGAAGCTGTTCGCGGAAAACAAGATGATGAAGAATATTCCCCAGCTGCAGCAATTCACCGACTCGCTGCATAACAAGCTGGTAGTTGAGCGGCAGCAGTTTCCGCGGCAACTCAACCCGTATTACGTGTACCTGCGCCTGGATACGACTGGGCAGGCTTTGCGCCAGCGGGTCGAAAACTGGCAGGTGCCCACTACGAAGTTGCCTGTAGTCAATACCAACCTGCTGGATCAGGCCGAAAACCGGGTGCGCAACCTGCGTACCTACGTGGGCAGCTCCTCCGAGCACATGAGTAATCTGGCCAAGGAAGCCGGTAACTTCCGCATCGAAATCTACAAAAAGTATACCCAGTCGGTGGCCGTGCTGCTCATGTTTTTGATAGGGGCGCCGCTCGGGGCCATCATCAAAAAAGGCGGTTTGGGCGTGCCAGTGCTGATTTCCATTGTCTTTTTCATCGTCTATTACGTCTTGTCCATCATCGGCGAGAAGTACGCCCGCGAAGGTGTGATGCCCGTGGCCTCGGGCGTCTGGATGGCTACCGTGCTGCTGCTGCCCGTGGGCCTGTTCTTCCTCAACCAGGCCCGCCGCGACTCCGGTCTACTCGAAACCGACATCTTCGGCCGCCTCTTCCGCAAAATCAAGCTGCCCCTGCGCGGCTACAAGAAAGCGGCTTCTTAG
- the rpsO gene encoding 30S ribosomal protein S15: MKLTTEIKQEIFAKNSLTKTATDTGSAESQIALFTHRIIHLTEHLKVNKKDFSTRLGLLKLVGKRRRLLDYLQHREINRYRAIIKELGIRK, encoded by the coding sequence ATGAAACTCACTACCGAAATTAAGCAGGAAATCTTCGCGAAGAACAGCCTGACCAAGACTGCAACCGACACGGGTTCGGCTGAATCGCAAATTGCCCTGTTTACGCACCGCATCATTCACCTGACCGAGCACCTGAAGGTGAACAAGAAGGACTTCTCGACCCGTCTGGGCCTGCTGAAGCTCGTGGGTAAGCGTCGCCGCCTGCTGGACTACCTGCAGCACCGCGAAATCAACCGCTACCGCGCAATCATTAAAGAGCTGGGTATCCGCAAGTAA
- the pnp gene encoding polyribonucleotide nucleotidyltransferase, whose product MPNYTAITKSITLPDGRQISIETGKLAKFADGAVVVRLGDAMLLATVVSQPSARGDVDFLPLSVDYQEKFGGAGNIPGSFQRREGRLSDYEILVCRIVDRILRPMFPKDYHYEVQVMITLISADKTVQPDALAALAASAALSISDIPFAGPISEVRVARIDGKLQINPLTADIARADIDLIVGATADSVAMVEGEMNEVSEEEMVEAIAYAHEAIKEQVRVQQELAAEVAKSHVKREYPKYEENDELKQRIIQEVYQQAYEVAKSGNTSKAGRKEGFGAIKKSLTEKLLEEQPELDMKMFGRYYASAEKKAIRDMMIKERTRLDGRALTQIRPIWSEVNYLPGAHGSALFTRGETQSLTTVALGTKLDEQIIDTAMTSGYSKFMLHYNFPAFSTGEVKPNRGPGRREIGHGNLALRSLKKVMPSDDENPYTVRIVSDILESNGSSSMATVCAGSMALMDAGIPVRAAVSGIAMGLVQDKETGEYAVLSDILGDEDHLGDMDFKVTGTEKGIVACQMDIKIQGLSNEIMTAALHQAREGRLHILGEMAKTISQPAAELKPHTPRSHKMLIDKEYIGAVIGPGGKVIQQIQKDTNATVIIEEKDEKGHVSIYASNQEDMEAAIGRIRAIAATPEVGETYKGKVRSIQPYGAFVEIMPGKDGLLHISEVSHERLATLEGVLEVGQEIDVKLLDIDKKTGKYRLSRKVLLPKPERAASSNGEAQA is encoded by the coding sequence ATGCCCAATTACACCGCTATTACCAAAAGCATTACCCTGCCCGATGGTCGGCAGATTTCCATCGAAACCGGCAAGCTGGCCAAATTCGCGGATGGTGCCGTAGTCGTGCGCCTCGGCGACGCGATGCTGCTGGCTACCGTCGTGTCGCAGCCCAGCGCCCGTGGCGACGTGGATTTTCTGCCGTTGTCGGTTGATTACCAAGAAAAGTTCGGCGGCGCCGGCAACATTCCCGGCTCGTTCCAGCGCCGCGAAGGCCGCCTGTCGGACTACGAGATTCTGGTCTGCCGCATCGTGGACCGCATCCTGCGCCCGATGTTCCCCAAGGACTATCACTACGAGGTGCAGGTAATGATTACCCTGATTTCGGCCGATAAGACCGTGCAGCCCGACGCGCTGGCCGCCCTGGCCGCCTCGGCTGCCCTCTCGATTTCGGATATTCCCTTCGCCGGCCCCATTTCGGAGGTTCGCGTGGCCCGCATCGACGGCAAGCTGCAGATCAACCCTTTGACGGCCGACATTGCCCGCGCCGACATCGACCTGATTGTAGGTGCCACCGCCGATTCGGTAGCCATGGTGGAAGGTGAGATGAACGAAGTGAGCGAGGAAGAAATGGTGGAAGCCATTGCCTACGCCCACGAAGCCATCAAGGAGCAGGTGCGCGTGCAGCAGGAATTGGCCGCTGAAGTTGCCAAATCCCACGTGAAGCGTGAGTATCCCAAGTACGAGGAAAACGACGAGCTGAAGCAGCGCATCATCCAGGAGGTGTACCAGCAGGCCTACGAAGTAGCCAAGTCGGGCAACACCAGCAAAGCCGGCCGCAAGGAAGGCTTTGGCGCTATCAAAAAGTCGCTGACCGAAAAGCTGCTGGAAGAGCAGCCCGAGCTGGACATGAAAATGTTCGGCCGCTACTACGCCTCGGCTGAAAAGAAAGCCATCCGCGACATGATGATTAAGGAGCGCACCCGCCTCGACGGCCGCGCCCTGACCCAGATTCGCCCCATCTGGAGCGAGGTGAACTACCTGCCCGGTGCTCACGGCTCGGCCCTGTTTACCCGCGGTGAAACCCAGTCGCTGACCACGGTAGCCCTGGGCACCAAGCTCGATGAGCAGATCATCGACACGGCCATGACCTCGGGCTACAGCAAATTCATGCTGCACTATAACTTCCCGGCCTTCTCGACCGGTGAGGTGAAGCCCAACCGCGGCCCCGGCCGCCGCGAAATCGGCCACGGCAACCTGGCCCTGCGCTCCTTGAAGAAGGTAATGCCTTCCGACGACGAGAACCCCTACACCGTACGCATCGTGTCGGACATCCTGGAGTCGAATGGCTCTAGCTCGATGGCCACGGTTTGCGCCGGCTCGATGGCGCTGATGGACGCTGGTATTCCCGTGCGCGCCGCCGTTTCGGGTATTGCCATGGGCCTCGTGCAGGACAAGGAAACCGGCGAATACGCCGTGCTGTCCGACATCCTGGGTGACGAGGACCACCTCGGCGACATGGACTTCAAAGTAACCGGCACCGAGAAAGGTATCGTGGCTTGCCAGATGGACATCAAAATCCAGGGCCTGAGCAACGAAATCATGACGGCCGCCCTGCACCAGGCCCGCGAAGGCCGCCTGCACATCCTGGGTGAGATGGCCAAGACCATCAGCCAGCCTGCCGCCGAGCTGAAGCCCCACACGCCCCGCTCGCACAAGATGCTGATTGACAAAGAGTACATCGGCGCCGTAATCGGGCCCGGTGGCAAAGTCATCCAGCAGATCCAGAAGGACACCAACGCCACGGTTATCATCGAGGAGAAGGACGAGAAAGGCCACGTGAGCATCTACGCTTCCAACCAGGAAGACATGGAAGCCGCCATCGGCCGCATCCGCGCCATTGCCGCGACGCCCGAGGTGGGCGAAACCTACAAGGGCAAGGTGCGCAGCATTCAGCCCTACGGCGCCTTCGTGGAAATCATGCCGGGCAAAGATGGCCTGTTGCACATTTCCGAGGTGTCGCACGAGCGGCTGGCCACGCTGGAAGGCGTGCTGGAAGTAGGCCAGGAAATCGACGTGAAGCTGTTGGACATCGACAAGAAAACGGGTAAATACCGTCTCTCGCGCAAGGTGTTACTACCTAAGCCCGAGCGTGCTGCCAGCAGCAACGGCGAAGCGCAAGCCTAA
- a CDS encoding sigma-70 family RNA polymerase sigma factor, with amino-acid sequence MRQLKISKQITNRESQSLDKYLQEIGKVDLLTPDEEVTLAQRIREGDQQALEKLTKANLRFVVSVAKQYQNQGLSLGDLINEGNLGLIKAAKRFDETRGFKFISYAVWWIRQSILQALAEQSRIVRLPLNRVGSLNKISKSFSELEQKFEREPSPEEIAEVLELTTSEVVDTLKISGRHVSVDAPFVQGEENRLLDVLENEDEESPDTGLMNDSLRKEVQRALSTLTKREADVITLYFGLNGEHSLTLEEIGEKFNLTRERVRQIKEKAIRRLRHTSRSKALKPYLG; translated from the coding sequence ATGAGACAGCTAAAGATCAGCAAGCAAATCACCAACCGCGAAAGCCAGTCGCTGGACAAATACCTCCAGGAGATTGGTAAGGTGGATTTGCTAACCCCCGACGAGGAGGTAACGCTGGCGCAACGCATACGAGAAGGCGACCAGCAAGCGCTGGAAAAGCTGACCAAAGCCAACCTGCGCTTCGTGGTGTCGGTGGCCAAACAATACCAGAACCAGGGCTTGTCCTTGGGCGACTTGATCAACGAGGGCAACCTGGGCTTGATCAAAGCGGCCAAGCGCTTCGACGAAACCCGGGGCTTTAAATTCATTTCCTACGCCGTATGGTGGATTCGCCAGTCGATTCTGCAGGCCCTGGCCGAGCAGTCCCGCATCGTGCGCTTGCCCCTGAACCGCGTAGGTTCGCTGAATAAGATTTCCAAGTCGTTTTCCGAGCTGGAGCAGAAATTCGAGCGCGAGCCCTCGCCCGAAGAAATTGCCGAAGTCCTGGAGCTCACGACCTCTGAAGTTGTGGATACGCTCAAGATTTCGGGCCGTCACGTGTCGGTAGATGCTCCCTTCGTGCAAGGTGAGGAGAACCGCCTGCTCGACGTGCTGGAAAACGAAGACGAGGAGTCGCCCGATACCGGCCTGATGAACGACTCGCTCCGCAAGGAAGTGCAGCGCGCCCTGAGCACGCTCACCAAGCGCGAAGCCGACGTGATTACCCTGTATTTCGGCCTCAACGGCGAGCATTCCCTGACCCTGGAAGAGATTGGCGAGAAGTTCAACCTGACCCGCGAGCGGGTGCGCCAGATCAAGGAAAAAGCCATTCGCCGCCTGCGCCACACCTCGCGCAGCAAGGCCCTGAAGCCCTACCTGGGATAA
- the trxB gene encoding thioredoxin-disulfide reductase yields MDNTTEHVKCLIIGSGPAGYTAAIYAARANMAPVMYQGLQPGGQLTITNDVENFPGYPDGVMGPEMMEDLKKQAARFGTDIRYGLATAVDFSGHPHRVTIDENKQITADAVIIATGASAKWLGLESEARLNGSGVSACAVCDGFFYRGKDVAIVGAGDTAAEEATYLANLCNKVYMLVRKGEMRASKIMQKRVLDNPKIEVLFDTATDEILGQFAVEGVRVKNLLTHETRELTVEGFFVAIGHEPNSKIFQPYLHHDEQGYLKTIPGSAKTNVDGVFACGDVQDFTYRQAVTAAGSGCMAALDAERYLAALGVH; encoded by the coding sequence ATGGACAATACCACGGAGCACGTTAAGTGTCTCATTATCGGTTCGGGGCCCGCGGGCTACACGGCCGCTATATATGCCGCCCGAGCCAATATGGCGCCCGTTATGTACCAGGGCTTGCAGCCCGGCGGCCAGCTGACGATTACCAACGACGTTGAAAACTTCCCCGGCTACCCCGACGGCGTGATGGGTCCGGAAATGATGGAAGACCTCAAGAAGCAGGCCGCCCGCTTCGGTACCGATATCCGCTATGGGCTGGCCACGGCCGTTGACTTCTCGGGCCACCCGCACCGGGTAACCATCGACGAAAACAAGCAGATTACGGCCGATGCCGTCATCATTGCCACCGGAGCCTCGGCCAAGTGGCTGGGTCTGGAGTCGGAGGCACGGCTGAACGGGTCGGGCGTGTCGGCCTGCGCCGTGTGCGACGGGTTCTTCTACCGCGGCAAGGACGTGGCTATTGTGGGGGCCGGCGACACGGCTGCCGAGGAAGCGACCTACCTGGCCAACCTCTGCAATAAGGTGTACATGCTGGTGCGGAAAGGGGAGATGCGGGCTTCGAAGATCATGCAGAAGCGCGTGCTCGACAACCCCAAGATTGAGGTGCTCTTCGATACGGCTACCGACGAGATTCTGGGGCAGTTTGCCGTGGAAGGCGTGCGGGTGAAAAACCTGCTCACGCACGAAACGCGGGAGTTGACCGTTGAAGGCTTCTTCGTGGCAATCGGCCACGAGCCCAACTCCAAGATTTTCCAGCCCTACCTGCACCACGACGAGCAGGGCTACCTCAAAACGATTCCCGGCTCGGCCAAAACCAACGTCGACGGCGTCTTTGCCTGCGGCGACGTGCAGGACTTCACCTACCGCCAGGCCGTGACGGCCGCCGGCTCGGGCTGCATGGCCGCCCTGGACGCCGAACGCTACCTGGCCGCGCTGGGAGTACATTAG